A single region of the Bartonella harrusi genome encodes:
- a CDS encoding ABCB family ABC transporter ATP-binding protein/permease: MKQNKMTKTVSSDTGQTFRTLYNLWPYMWPADRRDLKTRVLWAIFYLVLAKLILISVPYFFKYATDTLDASLSTSRSSSYIVPIMLVLAYNVARIVQAALNQLRDSLFATVGQHAIRQLAYKTFIHIHGLSLRFHLEKRTGGLSRVIERGTKGIEAIVRFSILNTVPTVLEFVLTALVFYIGYGWHYLLIVVIMVCLYTWFTIKASDWRIRIRHKMNMADTEANTRAVDSLLNFETVKYFCNETLEAHRFDSSMENYEKAATKIWTSLSWLNFGQAFIFGIGMTILMLMSAYEVFHKTQTLGDFVFINALLIQLSIPLNFIGSIYRDVRQGLTDIEAMFDLLDVPQEIIDKSDAKPLIVRCGAIRFHQVKFSYSPDRQILKDIDFEVPGGKTVAIVGPSGAGKSTISRLLFRFYDVDSGSITIDGQDIRDVTQKSLREAIGMVPQDTVLFNDTIAYNIFYGRPAATDEEMRKAAEMAQISKFIEMLPEGFQSMVGERGLKLSGGEKQRVAIARTLLKAPPLLILDEATAALDTATEQEIQQALDIVSRGRTTLIIAHRLSTVINADEILVLKNGRIIENGTHAQLLHKKGLYASMWNKQLEASQAEEKLRKMREEDEIGVVNRKK; this comes from the coding sequence ATGAAACAGAATAAAATGACAAAAACCGTATCGTCAGATACAGGTCAGACTTTTCGCACACTTTATAATCTATGGCCTTATATGTGGCCTGCGGATCGGCGTGATCTAAAAACGCGTGTTTTATGGGCGATATTTTATCTTGTTTTAGCTAAACTTATTCTCATATCTGTACCGTATTTCTTTAAATATGCTACAGATACTCTTGATGCAAGTCTCTCCACATCGAGATCATCCAGTTATATTGTTCCTATCATGCTTGTTTTGGCATATAATGTTGCACGGATTGTTCAAGCTGCATTAAATCAGTTGCGTGATTCTCTGTTTGCAACCGTTGGTCAACATGCCATCCGCCAGTTAGCCTATAAAACCTTTATACATATTCATGGATTATCTTTGCGCTTTCATTTGGAAAAGCGAACTGGTGGGCTTTCTCGCGTCATTGAGCGTGGCACAAAGGGAATTGAAGCGATTGTTAGATTTTCAATTCTCAATACAGTGCCAACGGTTTTGGAATTTGTTTTGACAGCACTTGTCTTTTATATAGGTTATGGATGGCATTATCTGCTCATCGTTGTAATAATGGTTTGTCTTTATACTTGGTTTACAATTAAGGCAAGCGATTGGCGTATTCGTATTCGGCATAAAATGAATATGGCAGATACTGAGGCCAATACGCGTGCTGTTGATTCTCTTTTGAATTTTGAAACAGTCAAATATTTTTGCAATGAAACTCTGGAAGCACATAGATTTGATTCTTCTATGGAAAATTATGAAAAAGCTGCAACCAAAATTTGGACATCATTAAGCTGGCTTAATTTTGGTCAGGCTTTTATTTTCGGTATCGGAATGACTATTCTGATGTTGATGTCCGCGTATGAAGTTTTTCATAAGACACAAACTTTAGGAGATTTCGTTTTTATTAATGCACTTTTAATACAGCTCTCTATTCCATTGAATTTTATTGGTTCAATTTACCGTGATGTTCGACAAGGATTAACTGATATTGAAGCCATGTTTGATCTTTTAGATGTTCCACAGGAGATCATTGATAAATCAGATGCCAAACCATTAATAGTGCGTTGTGGAGCTATTAGGTTTCATCAGGTAAAATTTTCCTATAGTCCAGATCGCCAGATTCTCAAAGATATTGATTTTGAAGTTCCTGGAGGTAAAACAGTTGCAATTGTTGGTCCATCAGGTGCTGGCAAATCGACTATTTCTCGATTACTTTTTCGTTTTTATGATGTTGATTCAGGTTCCATCACAATTGATGGACAAGATATTCGTGATGTAACGCAAAAAAGTTTACGTGAAGCTATTGGCATGGTACCGCAGGATACGGTATTATTTAATGATACAATTGCATATAATATTTTCTATGGGCGTCCAGCTGCTACAGATGAAGAGATGCGCAAAGCTGCTGAAATGGCACAGATATCAAAATTTATTGAGATGCTTCCGGAAGGTTTTCAGTCTATGGTAGGTGAACGTGGACTTAAACTATCAGGTGGTGAAAAGCAACGTGTCGCTATTGCACGGACATTATTGAAAGCACCCCCCCTTCTCATTTTGGATGAAGCAACAGCAGCCCTTGATACGGCAACAGAACAGGAAATTCAACAGGCTCTAGATATCGTCAGCCGTGGGCGGACAACCTTAATCATTGCGCATCGTCTTTCTACTGTTATTAATGCTGATGAAATTTTGGTTCTTAAAAATGGCCGCATTATTGAAAATGGCACACATGCACAGCTTTTACATAAGAAAGGTCTCTATGCTTCAATGTGGAATAAGCAGCTTGAAGCATCGCAAGCTGAAGAAAAATTACGTAAAATGCGTGAAGAAGATGAGATAGGCGTTGTTAATCGTAAAAAATAA
- a CDS encoding phosphatidylserine decarboxylase — MSILQSIHNGFVPIHKEGYPFIVVFFVLSLILGWMWNPLFWCGLVLTVWCIYFFRDPDRVIPLNSNWIMSPADGRISFAEPCVPPEELGLGKEEMIRISVFMNIFSCHINRIPISGTIESIVYRPGQFANAELDKASQFNERNGVVIDSKHGKIGMVQIAGMVARRIVCWSKEHDSVVTGERFGLIRFGSRLDIYIPREVKLRVAVGQTAIAGETVLGSFDDKSATTDFRFD, encoded by the coding sequence ATGAGTATTCTACAATCTATCCATAATGGCTTTGTGCCAATTCATAAAGAAGGTTATCCTTTTATTGTCGTATTTTTTGTTCTTTCTCTCATTCTTGGTTGGATGTGGAATCCACTGTTTTGGTGTGGTCTTGTCCTCACGGTGTGGTGTATTTATTTTTTTCGTGATCCAGATCGCGTCATTCCTTTAAATTCAAATTGGATTATGTCGCCTGCTGATGGTCGTATCTCGTTTGCCGAACCGTGTGTTCCACCTGAGGAATTGGGATTAGGCAAAGAAGAAATGATCAGAATTTCCGTATTTATGAATATTTTTTCGTGCCATATTAATCGCATTCCTATAAGTGGTACAATAGAATCTATAGTTTATCGTCCAGGACAGTTTGCCAATGCAGAGCTTGATAAGGCCAGTCAGTTTAATGAGCGGAATGGGGTGGTTATTGATAGCAAACATGGTAAAATTGGGATGGTGCAAATAGCTGGAATGGTTGCTCGCCGGATTGTTTGTTGGTCAAAAGAACATGATTCCGTTGTTACTGGAGAAAGATTTGGATTAATTCGTTTTGGTTCTCGCCTTGATATTTATATCCCAAGAGAAGTGAAATTGCGTGTTGCTGTTGGTCAGACGGCAATTGCAGGAGAAACGGTTTTAGGTTCTTTTGATGATAAGAGTGCTACAACGGATTTCAGATTTGATTAG
- the pssA gene encoding CDP-diacylglycerol--serine O-phosphatidyltransferase has protein sequence MKNFSLFSSFNPEGQHDDGANRWRSPTPMRYVIPNVITILAICAGMSSIRLAFEHRYEAAILMVLLAAVLDGADGRIARLMDGSSSFGAQMDSLADVINFGVAPALIVYSFVLAQAHQVGWVAALVYCVACCLRLARFNVMLDNKDTPKWQDNYFIGVPAPAGALLLLLPMYLGALGLMPSWSWALFFSLYTVIIAFLLVSRLPVWNAKTIDQNLRRDIVVPCMLGVVIYVGFLATYTWYTLLITAVCYMIFLPCSFVVYHKRALLEEKKSNTKTLQKS, from the coding sequence ATGAAAAACTTTTCGCTCTTTTCTTCATTTAATCCTGAAGGGCAGCATGATGATGGTGCAAATCGCTGGCGTTCACCTACACCGATGCGGTATGTCATTCCAAATGTTATCACTATTTTGGCAATTTGCGCAGGGATGAGCAGTATTCGTTTAGCTTTTGAGCATCGTTATGAAGCTGCTATTTTAATGGTGCTTTTAGCAGCAGTCTTAGATGGCGCTGATGGACGTATCGCTCGTTTGATGGATGGCAGTTCATCTTTTGGAGCACAGATGGATTCTCTTGCTGATGTCATTAATTTTGGTGTTGCACCTGCGCTTATTGTCTACTCCTTTGTTTTGGCTCAAGCACACCAAGTTGGTTGGGTGGCAGCACTTGTTTATTGTGTTGCTTGTTGTTTGCGGTTAGCGCGTTTTAATGTGATGTTAGATAATAAGGATACACCAAAATGGCAGGATAATTATTTTATTGGTGTTCCTGCACCAGCAGGAGCGTTATTGCTTCTTTTGCCTATGTATCTAGGGGCTCTTGGTTTGATGCCGAGTTGGAGCTGGGCATTATTTTTTAGTCTTTATACTGTAATTATTGCTTTTCTGTTGGTTAGTCGTTTACCGGTGTGGAATGCAAAGACAATCGACCAAAATTTGAGGCGTGATATTGTTGTACCATGCATGTTGGGGGTTGTGATTTATGTAGGTTTTCTTGCAACTTATACATGGTATACTTTACTCATTACAGCTGTTTGCTATATGATTTTTCTCCCCTGTAGTTTTGTGGTTTATCATAAACGGGCTCTTTTGGAAGAAAAAAAGAGTAATACGAAAACTCTCCAAAAATCATAG
- a CDS encoding SDR family NAD(P)-dependent oxidoreductase, with the protein MTKLDFSLFGRVALVTGASRGIGYHLALELAARGAHIIALARTTSGLTELDNKIREKGAHATLVPLDLHHMENIDTLSVSIAKRWEKLDIMVTSAGILGTLSPVAHTENRVFENVLQINLISQWRLMKAVEPLLRKSDAGRAILLSSSVAHVARAFWGPYAASKAALEIIARCWAEELKQTSIKVNCVDPGATRTAMRAQAMPGEDPQTLPSPQEVAAKIAHLSSPHLKETGKLFNVRKNRFMDYHVPD; encoded by the coding sequence ATGACAAAACTTGATTTTAGTCTCTTTGGTCGTGTTGCACTTGTTACCGGTGCCTCAAGGGGTATTGGTTACCATTTAGCATTAGAGCTCGCGGCACGCGGGGCTCATATTATCGCTCTTGCACGAACAACGAGTGGGCTCACTGAACTTGACAATAAAATTCGAGAAAAAGGTGCACATGCAACACTAGTCCCTCTCGACTTACATCATATGGAAAATATCGACACTCTTAGCGTTTCAATTGCAAAACGCTGGGAAAAGCTTGATATTATGGTCACCAGTGCGGGAATCCTTGGAACACTCTCACCAGTAGCACATACCGAAAATAGAGTATTTGAAAATGTTTTACAGATAAACCTTATCAGCCAATGGCGGTTAATGAAAGCTGTAGAACCTTTATTGCGTAAATCTGATGCTGGACGAGCAATTTTGTTATCTTCAAGCGTTGCTCATGTTGCACGCGCTTTCTGGGGACCCTATGCTGCCTCTAAAGCTGCTTTAGAAATTATTGCGCGATGCTGGGCAGAAGAACTAAAACAAACTTCTATCAAAGTTAACTGTGTTGATCCCGGTGCAACACGCACTGCCATGCGTGCACAAGCCATGCCTGGTGAAGATCCTCAAACACTCCCTTCACCACAAGAAGTTGCAGCAAAAATAGCACATTTATCCTCACCTCATTTAAAAGAAACAGGAAAACTTTTTAATGTCCGTAAAAATAGGTTCATGGATTATCATGTTCCTGATTAA
- the purF gene encoding amidophosphoribosyltransferase has translation MMKKSDVSCQDYALDGDTLHEECGVFGILGHEDAATLTALGLHALQHRGQEAAGIVSYHNKMFHQEKYLGLVGDHYTNPATLARLPGNLAIGHTRYSTTGEIALRNVQPLFAELKAGGIAIAHNGNLTNGLTLRRELITSGAICQSTSDSEVFLHLIARSRYESSSDRFVDAIRQVEGGYAMLALTRTKLIAARDPTGIRPLVMGELDGKPIFCSETCALDIIGAKYVRDVKNGEIIICEIQKNGEITKKIIKPESDKPEKLCLFEYVYFARPDSIVGGRSVYTVRKNMGIHLAQEAPYEGDVVVPVPDGGTPAAIGYAQEIGIPFELGIIRNHYVGRTFIEPTQQIRAFGVKLKHSANRSVIQGKRVILVDDSIVRGTTSLKIVRMLRDAGAKEVHMRISSPMIFYPDFYGIDTPKVESLLANQYPDLQSMCNFVGADSLEFLSIDGLYLAVAGEKRNNTDPQFTDHYFTGHYPTQLVDQESIPQIHQSSVLKTRD, from the coding sequence ATGATGAAAAAAAGCGATGTTTCCTGTCAGGATTATGCATTGGATGGCGATACCCTTCATGAAGAATGTGGGGTTTTTGGTATTCTTGGTCATGAAGATGCTGCAACATTAACAGCTCTCGGGCTTCATGCACTTCAGCATCGTGGGCAAGAGGCAGCTGGTATTGTCTCTTACCATAATAAAATGTTTCATCAAGAAAAGTATCTCGGTCTTGTCGGTGATCACTATACAAATCCCGCAACACTTGCACGTTTACCAGGAAATCTTGCTATCGGACATACTCGTTATTCTACAACTGGAGAAATAGCATTACGTAATGTTCAACCTCTTTTTGCGGAATTAAAAGCTGGAGGGATTGCTATTGCCCATAATGGTAATCTCACCAATGGTCTGACATTACGCCGCGAACTCATTACTTCTGGTGCTATTTGTCAATCGACATCAGATTCAGAAGTTTTTCTCCATCTTATTGCGCGATCACGTTATGAATCGTCCTCTGATCGTTTTGTTGATGCTATTCGGCAAGTAGAAGGTGGATATGCCATGTTGGCACTCACTCGTACAAAGCTTATTGCCGCACGCGACCCAACAGGGATTAGACCTCTCGTGATGGGCGAACTTGATGGTAAACCAATTTTCTGTTCCGAAACATGTGCTCTTGATATTATTGGAGCAAAATATGTGCGCGATGTTAAAAATGGAGAAATTATTATATGTGAAATACAGAAAAATGGGGAAATTACTAAAAAAATTATAAAACCAGAGAGTGATAAACCAGAAAAGCTTTGTCTTTTTGAATATGTTTATTTTGCGCGTCCTGATTCAATCGTTGGAGGACGCAGTGTTTACACGGTACGTAAAAATATGGGTATTCATTTGGCCCAAGAAGCGCCGTATGAAGGTGATGTCGTGGTTCCCGTTCCTGATGGTGGAACACCCGCAGCAATTGGTTATGCGCAAGAAATTGGCATTCCCTTTGAACTTGGTATTATTCGTAACCACTATGTTGGTCGCACATTTATTGAACCAACACAACAAATTCGCGCTTTTGGAGTGAAATTAAAACATTCTGCAAATCGTTCTGTTATCCAAGGAAAACGTGTTATTTTAGTTGATGATTCCATTGTACGGGGAACAACATCCCTCAAAATTGTACGAATGCTCCGCGATGCAGGAGCAAAAGAAGTGCATATGCGCATTTCTAGCCCTATGATTTTTTATCCCGATTTCTATGGCATTGATACACCTAAAGTTGAAAGCTTATTGGCTAATCAATATCCAGACTTACAATCCATGTGCAATTTTGTTGGTGCTGATTCATTAGAGTTTCTTTCAATTGATGGTCTCTATCTTGCTGTAGCAGGAGAAAAACGAAATAATACTGATCCACAATTTACTGACCATTATTTTACCGGACATTACCCTACACAGCTCGTTGATCAAGAAAGTATTCCTCAAATTCATCAATCCTCTGTTCTTAAAACAAGAGATTAA
- a CDS encoding CvpA family protein, giving the protein MIITVLDGIVLVVILLSAFLAMLRGFSREVLSLISWAIAAITTLFLFKPFLPFFEQYLSNKMIALITTLVTIFIIVLIITSIITMKISDFIIDSRIGILDRTIGFVFGAFRGLLIMVIGMLLINALIKPENQAHWLKNATTKPILDSLGQKIWDVLPQNLDTVLEKAGNFFKKDDDNIQNKRPHEKNNSAK; this is encoded by the coding sequence ATGATCATAACAGTCCTTGATGGAATTGTCTTAGTTGTCATCCTGTTGTCCGCCTTTCTCGCTATGCTCCGAGGATTTTCACGCGAGGTGTTATCGTTAATTTCTTGGGCAATCGCAGCTATTACTACACTGTTTTTATTTAAACCTTTCTTGCCCTTCTTTGAACAATATCTTTCTAACAAAATGATTGCATTGATCACAACATTGGTTACAATTTTTATTATTGTTCTTATTATTACTTCAATTATTACCATGAAAATCTCCGATTTTATTATTGATAGTCGCATTGGTATCCTTGACCGCACTATCGGTTTTGTTTTTGGGGCATTTCGCGGTTTATTGATCATGGTTATTGGTATGCTTCTTATTAATGCCCTCATTAAACCCGAGAACCAAGCTCACTGGTTAAAAAATGCGACAACAAAACCCATCTTAGATTCATTGGGACAAAAAATTTGGGATGTCCTTCCTCAAAACCTCGACACTGTTCTTGAAAAAGCAGGAAATTTTTTTAAAAAAGACGATGATAATATACAGAATAAACGCCCTCATGAAAAAAATAATTCAGCAAAATAG
- the radA gene encoding DNA repair protein RadA, producing the protein MARNRLQFICQNCGTVHSRWSGKCNSCGEWNSLIEENENSGIGSGPMQNIRKGRIVALTSLSGDLQDAPRIHSGIDELDRVTGGGFVRGSALLVGGDPGIGKSTLLTQTAAALSRKGHNVIYVSGEEALAQICLRAQRLGAANTEVKLAAETNVEDILATLREHKNLDMVIIDSIQTLWSDAADSAPGTVTQVRIGAQAMIRFAKKTGAAVVLVGHVTKDGQIAGPRVVEHMVDAVLYFEGEGGHHYRILRTVKNRFGPTDEIGVFEMSDKGLREVINPSELFLGERNEKAPGAAVFAGMEGTRPILVEIQALVAPSSLGTPRRAVVGWDGNRLSMILAVLEAYCGVRFGQHDVYLNVAGGYRISEPAADLAVAAALVSSLANIPLPTDHVYFGEISLSGAIRAVAHSAQRINEAKKLGFQGAVQPITTNETMKAFKFQQKTFSDLPVLVAAITAGKK; encoded by the coding sequence ATGGCACGTAACCGTCTTCAATTTATTTGCCAAAATTGTGGAACTGTTCATTCACGCTGGTCTGGGAAATGTAATTCCTGTGGTGAATGGAATTCTCTTATCGAAGAAAATGAAAATAGTGGTATTGGTAGCGGCCCAATGCAAAATATCCGTAAGGGACGTATAGTTGCCCTTACTTCTCTTTCTGGAGATCTTCAAGATGCTCCTCGTATCCATTCTGGCATCGATGAGCTTGATCGTGTTACGGGTGGGGGATTTGTTCGTGGATCGGCATTGCTTGTTGGTGGAGACCCAGGTATTGGAAAATCAACATTGCTGACACAAACAGCGGCTGCTTTATCACGCAAGGGACATAATGTCATCTATGTTTCAGGGGAAGAAGCACTTGCACAAATATGCCTTCGTGCTCAAAGACTTGGAGCTGCGAATACAGAGGTAAAACTTGCTGCTGAAACAAATGTTGAAGATATTCTTGCAACCTTAAGGGAACATAAAAACCTCGATATGGTTATTATCGATTCCATTCAAACTTTATGGTCAGATGCTGCAGATTCAGCTCCTGGTACGGTCACACAAGTTCGTATTGGTGCTCAAGCAATGATCCGCTTTGCAAAAAAAACAGGAGCAGCTGTTGTTCTTGTTGGACATGTTACAAAAGATGGACAAATTGCAGGGCCCCGTGTTGTAGAACATATGGTTGATGCTGTTCTCTATTTTGAAGGTGAAGGCGGACATCATTATCGAATCCTTAGAACTGTCAAAAATCGCTTTGGACCAACCGATGAAATTGGTGTTTTTGAAATGTCTGATAAAGGATTACGGGAAGTCATAAATCCATCCGAACTTTTTTTAGGTGAACGAAATGAAAAAGCACCAGGTGCAGCTGTTTTTGCAGGAATGGAGGGAACGCGTCCCATACTCGTAGAAATTCAAGCGCTTGTGGCTCCCTCTTCACTTGGAACACCACGGCGTGCTGTTGTAGGATGGGATGGCAATCGCCTTTCAATGATTCTTGCTGTTTTAGAGGCTTATTGTGGTGTTCGCTTTGGACAACATGATGTCTATCTTAATGTGGCAGGAGGATATCGCATATCCGAACCAGCAGCTGATTTAGCTGTTGCAGCGGCTTTGGTCTCTTCGCTCGCAAATATTCCTCTTCCAACTGATCATGTCTATTTTGGTGAAATCAGTCTTTCAGGAGCTATCCGCGCGGTTGCACATTCTGCACAACGTATCAATGAAGCAAAAAAACTTGGTTTTCAGGGAGCTGTTCAACCTATTACAACAAATGAAACAATGAAAGCGTTCAAATTTCAACAAAAAACATTCTCTGATCTTCCTGTGCTGGTTGCCGCTATTACTGCAGGTAAAAAATGA
- a CDS encoding replicative DNA helicase translates to MEETSVINFSSSQKEDPSSFQQLPHNIEAEQALLGALLINNDAHDRVADFLKPEHFFEPLHQKIYAVLSHLIEKGKIADPVTIKPFIPAEEKIADITVYNYVVRLTKEAVTIINTQDYGRIIYDLFLRRSLINIGTQVVNTAFDAPVELTPSRQIETVEQHLFELAEKGKYGGGFENFNEAIKKALEMASAAKKRSSHLSGIATHIKTLDEKMGGLQKSDLIILAGRPGMGKTSLATNIAFNIANACNRDGKTQENEGGIVGFFSLEMSSEQLATRIISEQTEVSSSDIRRGNISEEQFAKIIRAMNRLQKAPLYIDQTGGISITQLAARARRLKRQHGLDVLIIDYIQLMTSNSKRSSENRVQEITEITTGLKALAKELNIPIIALSQLSRQVENRTDKRPQLSDLRESGSIEQDADIVLFVYREEYYLKNEEPKIGTLEYERWQNTMDKAFGKADVIVAKQRHGPTGTVHLAFQSDYTRFSDLADSNYLPEQIG, encoded by the coding sequence ATGGAAGAAACCAGCGTCATTAATTTTAGCTCTTCACAAAAAGAAGACCCCTCTTCTTTCCAACAACTCCCACATAATATTGAAGCTGAACAAGCCTTGCTTGGAGCACTTCTTATCAACAATGATGCTCATGATCGTGTTGCAGATTTTTTGAAGCCCGAACATTTTTTTGAACCACTCCATCAAAAAATCTACGCTGTTTTATCTCATCTTATCGAAAAAGGAAAAATTGCCGATCCAGTTACCATAAAACCTTTTATTCCAGCGGAAGAAAAAATTGCCGATATTACTGTATATAATTACGTTGTTCGTTTAACAAAAGAAGCCGTAACAATCATTAATACTCAAGATTATGGACGGATCATCTATGATCTTTTTCTCCGACGCTCCTTGATTAATATTGGAACTCAAGTTGTCAATACAGCCTTTGATGCTCCTGTAGAACTCACACCCTCTAGACAAATTGAAACCGTTGAACAACATTTATTTGAATTAGCAGAAAAGGGAAAATATGGAGGGGGATTTGAGAACTTCAATGAGGCTATCAAAAAAGCACTTGAAATGGCAAGTGCGGCTAAAAAGCGTTCCTCACACTTATCAGGAATAGCGACTCACATTAAAACACTTGATGAAAAAATGGGAGGATTACAAAAATCTGATCTTATTATCCTCGCCGGGCGCCCTGGAATGGGAAAAACTTCACTTGCAACCAATATTGCTTTTAATATTGCCAATGCTTGCAATCGTGATGGAAAAACACAAGAGAATGAAGGCGGCATTGTTGGATTTTTCTCGCTGGAAATGTCATCAGAACAGCTGGCAACCCGTATTATTTCTGAACAAACCGAAGTTTCTTCTTCTGATATCCGCCGTGGGAATATTTCAGAAGAGCAATTTGCAAAAATTATCCGTGCTATGAATCGTTTACAAAAAGCACCGCTTTATATCGATCAAACGGGTGGTATATCAATCACACAATTGGCAGCACGCGCACGCCGTCTCAAGCGGCAACACGGTTTAGACGTTTTGATTATTGACTATATTCAGTTAATGACAAGCAATTCAAAACGTTCATCTGAAAACCGTGTTCAGGAAATTACAGAAATTACCACAGGATTAAAAGCATTGGCGAAAGAATTGAATATTCCCATCATTGCTCTTTCACAGCTTTCGCGCCAAGTTGAAAATCGAACAGATAAACGCCCACAACTCTCTGATTTGCGTGAATCTGGTTCTATTGAGCAAGACGCTGACATCGTTCTTTTTGTTTACCGTGAAGAATATTATCTCAAAAATGAAGAGCCAAAGATAGGCACTCTTGAATATGAAAGATGGCAAAATACAATGGACAAAGCTTTTGGAAAAGCTGACGTTATTGTTGCAAAACAACGCCATGGACCAACAGGGACCGTTCATCTTGCCTTTCAGTCTGATTACACACGCTTCAGTGATCTGGCAGATAGTAATTATCTTCCAGAACAAATTGGTTAA
- the rplI gene encoding 50S ribosomal protein L9: MDIILLERIPRLGQMGDVVSVKDGYARNFLLPQGKALRANEVNKRHFEMQRAQLEARNLERKSEAQKIAEKLDGKSFVAVRSAGETGQLYGSVSTRDISEIITNEGFSIGRNQIELNHPIKTIGLHTITLSLHPEVQISLVINVARSANEAQRQAEGETLTSAEAIYDTQKESVAETEEELSVEEMGDNDVVGIDKEA, from the coding sequence ATGGATATTATTCTACTTGAACGCATTCCTCGTCTTGGTCAAATGGGTGATGTTGTCTCTGTTAAGGACGGTTATGCACGTAACTTTCTCTTACCTCAAGGCAAAGCTTTACGCGCTAATGAAGTTAATAAAAGACATTTTGAAATGCAACGTGCACAACTTGAAGCGCGTAATCTTGAACGCAAAAGTGAAGCACAAAAAATCGCTGAAAAACTTGACGGCAAATCATTTGTTGCCGTTCGTTCAGCGGGTGAAACAGGACAACTTTATGGATCTGTATCAACACGCGATATTTCCGAAATTATAACAAATGAGGGCTTTTCTATTGGACGCAATCAGATTGAGCTGAATCATCCAATAAAAACTATTGGCCTTCATACCATCACTCTTAGTCTTCACCCTGAAGTTCAAATTTCTTTAGTCATTAATGTTGCACGTTCAGCCAATGAGGCACAACGCCAAGCAGAAGGTGAAACTCTAACTTCTGCTGAAGCGATCTATGATACCCAAAAAGAATCCGTAGCAGAAACAGAGGAAGAGCTATCAGTAGAAGAAATGGGCGATAATGATGTAGTGGGCATTGATAAAGAAGCTTAG
- the rpsR gene encoding 30S ribosomal protein S18 — MTDMNQTAARRPFHRRRKTCPFLGANAPKIDYKDVKLLQRYISERGKIVPSRITAVSQRKQRELANAIKRARFLGLLPYVIK; from the coding sequence ATGACCGATATGAATCAAACTGCAGCACGTCGTCCTTTTCATCGTCGTCGTAAAACATGTCCGTTTTTAGGTGCGAATGCTCCAAAAATTGATTATAAAGATGTCAAATTGTTGCAACGTTATATTTCAGAGCGAGGAAAAATCGTTCCTTCGCGTATTACAGCCGTCAGTCAGAGAAAACAGCGTGAGTTAGCGAATGCTATTAAACGTGCTCGTTTTCTAGGATTACTCCCATACGTTATAAAGTAG
- the rpsF gene encoding 30S ribosomal protein S6, with product MALYEHIFLARQDIAPQQIDELLSTYKGVIEAHGGKVGRTENWGLRPLAYRIRKNRKAYYVLVNIDAPATAIAEVERQMRINEDILRYMTIRVEKHEKEKSPIFSRIDRNDHIGHDEERYRSPRRQREDVIEGVE from the coding sequence ATGGCTCTTTATGAACATATATTCCTTGCTCGGCAAGACATTGCACCGCAGCAAATTGATGAACTGTTAAGTACCTATAAAGGGGTCATTGAAGCGCACGGTGGGAAAGTTGGGCGTACAGAAAATTGGGGTCTTCGCCCTCTCGCTTATCGTATTCGCAAAAATCGTAAAGCTTATTATGTGCTGGTTAATATCGATGCACCAGCAACAGCAATTGCTGAAGTTGAACGTCAAATGCGTATTAATGAAGATATTTTGCGTTATATGACCATTCGCGTAGAAAAACACGAAAAAGAAAAATCTCCTATATTTTCACGTATTGATCGTAATGATCACATTGGTCACGATGAAGAGCGGTATCGCTCCCCGCGTCGCCAACGTGAAGATGTTATAGAAGGAGTAGAATAA